From the genome of Rathayibacter sp. VKM Ac-2804:
GGACTGGCGCATGCGGCGTCGCACGCGATGCACCTGTCGACGTCGATGACCGAGCCCCGGACATTGATCGGGCTCGCCCTCACGCTGAAGGACGTGGAACTCGATCGGCTGGTCTTCGTGCAGTACCCGGGCAGCACCGGCGACCCCGAGTTCCCCGGGAAGGTCGTGCCGGACCCGTCGCTCGGCCCTGACCTGATGGCGAAGGTGCGCGACGACGTCCCCTTCACCCCCGCGGCGCCGCAGGGAGTCGAGGGGGCGGAGGGCGGCGCCGAAGAATCGCGCGCGGTGCCGGAAGCAGCCCCGCCCGTCGCGACCGGCGCCGTCGCGCCGGACGCCGATCCGCTCCCTGGCGTCACCGGTCAGAAGGCGTCGGACCGCACGTGCGCTGTACCGGCGGAGTGAACTTCGTCATCGGCTCGGCACGCAGGAAGGCCCGCGCCCTGGAGGGGAGCGGGCCTTCCTGCGTTCTGCGTCCGATCAGTCGAGGTCGAGGCCGCCCTTGAGCTCCTGCTCGACCTGCTCGACGGTCTGCGGGTCGCCGTGCTCGACATCCGACTCGTCGGCGGCGTCGCCGCGGCGGCCCTCGCCGACGGCGCGGATCGAGGCCAGCTCGTCGGCGAGCGCCGGGTCCTCGGTGCGGCCGGCGGCGCCGTCGTCGGTGCTCACGACTCGATCTCTCCCGCGGAGACGGCCTCGGCGTACTTGCGGAGGTCCGGGCCGGGCTCGAAGTCGATGAACTGATCTTTCAGTCGTGCGTTCAGCTCGGCGAAGACGTCCTCCCAGGGCTCGCCCTTCTTGGTCTTCGCGAGGTCGAGCACCGCCTCGCGGAGGACCCTGTCCGAGTCCTCGAGGATCTTGTCGCGGGCTTCGTCGTTCCAGCGGATGTCCTGTGCGTCCATGCCTCGACCGTAGGTGGGCGGCCCACCCCGGCGCAGGGACTTGCGGACCGCGCGAGCGAGGCGTAGGCGCGCTGCCGATCCGTCGGCAACGGTCGTCCCGCCCGTGTGGCGAGAGCCGTTCGCGACGGATCGACGGCGCGGGTCAGGACAGGTGCGGGACGACGTCGCGCTCGAAGAGCTCGAGGCCGGAGCGGTCGTAGGCGGCGTCCGGGAAGTACGTGATCGCGTAGTCCATGCCGCGCTCGCGCATGTCGCCGAGGCGGTCGACGATCTGCGCGGGGGTGCCGACCGCGAGCGCGTCGGGGCTGCGGTACTCGGCGACGAACGCCGAGGCCGCCTCGGCGCCGAGCGCGGGGGTGACGCGGTCCTCCAGGCGCTGCAGGCCCTTCTCGACCTCCGCCTCCGTCTCGGCGATCATCACGTTGTAGTTGGAGCTGCGGGTGATCGCCGCGTAGTCGGTGCCGAGCCGCTCGCAGTGCCCGCGGAGGACGGCGCTCTTGTGGTCGAACGCCTCCGGCGCGCCCGCGAAGTTGGTGTACTGCGCGTACTGCGCCGCGATGCGCAGCGTCACCTTCTCGCCGCCGCCGGCCACCCACAGCGGGATGCCGCCGTCCTGCAGGGGGAGCGGGCGGTTCACCGCGCCGTCCACCTGGTAGTAGCGCCCGTCGAGCGTGGAGACGCCCTCGGTCCAGGCCTGGCGCATGATCTGCACGCCCTCGTCGAGGCGGCCGAGGCGCTCGGCGATCGGCGGGAAGCCGTAGCCGTAGGCGCGCCACTCGTGCTCGTACCAGCCGCCGCCGATGCCCATCTCGACCCGGCCGCCGGAGACGATGTCGACGGTGGTGGCGATCTTGGCGAGGTGCGCGGGGTTGCGGTAGCTCATGCAGGTGCACATCTGGCCGAGCCGCACCCGCGAGGTGGCGGCGGCGAACGCGGCCATCAGCGTCCACGCCTCGTGGGTGGCCTCCTCCGTCACCACCGGGACGGTGTGGAAGTGGTCGTAGACCCACACCGACTCCCAGGGGCCGGCGTCGGCGTGCTGGGCGAGGTCGCGCATGGTGCGCCACTGGTCGGCGGGATCGATGCCGACGAGGTCGTGGCGCCAGCCCTGGGGGATGAAGAGTCCGAATCGCATGCCGCCGACCCTAGGGTGGCGCGGCGCCCGGGTCGAGGGGGTGGCGGCGGCCGCGTACGCTTCCGAGCGATGCTGACGTTCACCGAGGACCTCGCCCTCCCCGTCGTCCTGCTGATGATCCTGGCCGCGTTCGCCGCCGGCTGGATCGACGCGGTGGTCGGCGGCGGCGGCCTGCTCCAGCTCCCCGCCCTGCTGCTCGTGCCGGGCATCTCGCCCGTGCAGGCGCTCGCGACCAACAAGCTCGCCTCGATCTTCGGGACGACGACGAGCGCGATCACCTACTACCGCAGG
Proteins encoded in this window:
- a CDS encoding LLM class F420-dependent oxidoreductase is translated as MRFGLFIPQGWRHDLVGIDPADQWRTMRDLAQHADAGPWESVWVYDHFHTVPVVTEEATHEAWTLMAAFAAATSRVRLGQMCTCMSYRNPAHLAKIATTVDIVSGGRVEMGIGGGWYEHEWRAYGYGFPPIAERLGRLDEGVQIMRQAWTEGVSTLDGRYYQVDGAVNRPLPLQDGGIPLWVAGGGEKVTLRIAAQYAQYTNFAGAPEAFDHKSAVLRGHCERLGTDYAAITRSSNYNVMIAETEAEVEKGLQRLEDRVTPALGAEAASAFVAEYRSPDALAVGTPAQIVDRLGDMRERGMDYAITYFPDAAYDRSGLELFERDVVPHLS